In the Rattus rattus isolate New Zealand chromosome 18, Rrattus_CSIRO_v1, whole genome shotgun sequence genome, one interval contains:
- the LOC116887441 gene encoding RT1 class I histocompatibility antigen, AA alpha chain-like, translated as MAEVACHTLPVLLAASLARTQTRAGSHSLRYFYTAMSRPGLGEPRFIAVGYVDDTQFVRYDSDAENPRMEPRAPWMEREGPEYWEEETRRIQETEQWFRVDLRTLRGYYNQKEDCPAGSHTIQRIFGCDVGSDGKLRHGYDQLAYDGLDHIALKEDLKKWTVADKVAWITRSRLEQTGETERRRAYLEGECVESLHRYLELGKEKLLPSDPPKAHVTLHPRPEGDVTLRCWALGFYPADITLTWQLNGEDLTQDMELVETRPAGDGTFQKWAAVVVPLGKEQSYTCRVEHEGLPEPLSQRWEPSLSTDSNMETNVIYVVLGAVASIGAVAIIGAVVTVVRRRRRNTDCEA; from the exons ATGGCGGAGGTGGCATGCCACACGCTGCCGGTGCTCCTGGCGGCCTCCCTGGCCCGGACCCAGACCCGCGCTG GCTCACACTCCCTGCGGTATTTCTACACTGCCATGTCCCGGCCCGGCCTTGGGGAGCCCCGTTTCATCGCTGTCGGCTACGTGGACGACACGCAGTTCGTGCGCTACGACAGCGACGCGGAGAATCCGAGGATGGAGCCGCGGGCGCCGTGGATGGAGCGGGAGGGGCCGGAGTATTGGGAGGAGGAGACACGGAGAATCCAGGAAACTGAGCAGTGGTTCCGAGTGGACCTGAGGACCCTGCGCGGCTACTACAACCAGAAGGAGGACT GTCCTGCAGGCTCTCACACCATCCAGAGAATCTTTGGCTGTGACGTGGGATCGGACGGGAAACTCCGCCACGGGTATGATCAGCTCGCCTATGATGGCCTCGATCACATCGCCCTTAAAGAAGACCTGAAAAAGTGGACGGTGGCAGACAAGGTGGCATGGATTACCAGAAGCAGGTTGGAGCAGACTGGTGAAACAGAGAGACGCAGGGCCTACCTGGAGGGTGAATGCGTGGAGTCTCTCCACAGATACCTGGAGCTTGGGAAGGAGAAGCTGCTGCCCTCAG ATCCCCCAAAGGCACATGTGACCCTTCACCCCAGACCTGAAGGTGATGTcaccctgaggtgctgggccctgggcttctaCCCTGCTGACATCACCCTGACCTGGCAGTTGAATGGGGAGGACCTGACCCAGGACATGGAGCTTGTGGAGACCAGGCCTGCAGgggatggaaccttccagaagtgggCAGCTGTGGTGGTGCCTCTTGGGAAGGAGCAGAGTTACACATGCCGTGTGGAGCATGAGGGGCTGCCTGAGCCGCTTTCCCAGAGATGGG AGCCTTCTCTATCCACCGACTCCAACATGGAAACCAATGTCATTTATGTCGTCCTTGGAGCTGTGGCCAGCATTGGAGCTGTGGCCATCATAGGAGCTGTGGTGACtgttgtgaggaggaggaggagaaacacag ATTGTGAAG CATGA